The Equus caballus isolate H_3958 breed thoroughbred chromosome 12, TB-T2T, whole genome shotgun sequence genome contains a region encoding:
- the LOC138916462 gene encoding interferon-induced transmembrane protein 1-like, whose product MSGDEKGVVMMGAPQGSAPMTTTVINIHSEPPMRDHVIWSLFNTLFMNWCCLGFMAFAFSVKSRDRKMVGDMTGARSYASTARSLNIAALVLGVVLTIVVIAVYASTIGFIFFQIKSQQRGYS is encoded by the exons ATGTCCGGGGACGAGAAAGGGGTGGTTATGATGGGGGCACCCCAAGGCTCAGCTCCCATGACAACCACCGTGATCAACATCCACAGCGAGCCCCCCATGCGCGACCATGTCATCTGGTCCCTGTTCAACACGCTCTTCATGAACTGGTGCTGCCTGGGCTTCATGGCATTTGCCTTCTCCGTGAAG TCTAGGGACCGGAAGATGGTGGGTGACATGACTGGGGCCCGGAGCTACGCGTCCACTGCCAGGAGCCTGAACATCGCTGCCCTGGTCTTGGGCGTGGTTCTGACCATCGTTGTCATCGCTGTTTATGCCAGTACcattggtttcattttcttccagattAAGAGTCAACAGAGAGGCTACTCCTAG